ATCATCCTCGGCGGCGGCGTCATCGCGGCGGAGTTCGCCCACGTCTTCTCCGCCCTGGGAACCGCGGTGACGATCATCAACCGCTCCCCGCTGCTGAAGAACCTCGATTCGGATATCTCCGGCAGGTTCAACGACATCATGGCCGATCGCATGGACACCCGCATCGGGCGTACGGTCACTGCGGCCAGCGAGTCCGACGACGGCATCAGCCTCACCCTCGATGACGGCTCCACCGTCACCGCCGAAGCCCTGCTCGTCGCCCTCGGGCGCACACCGAACGGGGACCAGATGGCACTGGAGACGGCGGGCATCGATATGCACGACGACGGGCGGATTGTCGTCGACGACTACGGCCGCACCACCGCCGACGGGGTGTGGGCGCTCGGTGACGTCTCCTCGCCCTACCAGCTCAAGCATGTGGCCAACGCGGAAGCCCGCGCCGTGCAGCACAACCTGCTGCACCCGGATGACCTGCAGGCGATGCCGCACGACCACGTCCCAGCGGCGATCTTCTCCCATCCGCAGATCGCCACCGTCGGGCTCACAGAGGACCAGGCGCGAGCCACCGGCCGCGAGCTGACCATCAAGGTGCAGAACTACGGCGACGTGGCCTACGGGTGGGCCATGGAGGATCACGAGGGCATCGTCAAGCTCATCGCGGACAAGAACACCGGCGAACTGCTCGGCGCCCACTTCCTCGGCGAGCAGGCGTCGACGCTCATCCAGCAACTAATCACCATCATGGCCTATCGCATCGACGTTCGCGACGTGGCCCGCCGACAGTACTGGATCCACCCGGCCTTGCCGGAGGTCACCGAAAACGCGCTACTGGGGTTGCAGTTCTCCTAGACCCGGCGGCACCCGCCGGCACCCGGCGGCACCGGTGCTCTGGTCTTAGGAGATCTCGATATCCGGCAGGGTCAGGATCTCCGGCCCATCGTCGGTGATGACGATGGTGTGCTCAAACTGGGCGGTGTACTTTCCATCGAGGTTTTGCACCGTCCAGCCGTCGTCCCAGATCCGATACGGCAGCTCGCCGAGGTTAATCATCGGCTCCACCGTGAGCGTCATGCCGGGGACAAGGACGTCCCGGTAAGCGTCCGAGTCGTAGTGGAGCACCACGAGGCCATTGTGGAAGGTCGGCCCCACCCCGTGGCCGGTGAAGTCCTCCACCACCGTGTAACCGAAGCGCTTGGCGTAGGACTCGATGACCCGGCCGATGACGTTGATTTCCCGGCCCGGCTTCGCCGCCCGGATGCCCCGCATGGTGGCTTCCCGGGTTCGCTCCACGAGAAGGCGGTGTTCCTCGGATACGTTGCCGGCCAGGAAAGTGGCATTGGTGTCGCCATGGACGCCGTTCTTATAGGCGGTGACGTCGATATTGACGATGTCGCCGTCCTCGATGACGGTGCTGTCCGGGATGCCGTGACAGACGATCTCGTTGAGTGAAATACAGCTGGACTTGGTAAAGCCTCGGTAGCCGACGCACGACGGGTAGGCGCCCTGGGAGATGATGTACTCGTGGGCGATCTCGTCGATCTCGCTCGTGGTCTTACCCGGTTCCACGGCGGCGCCGGCCAGCGCCAAGGCGTTCGCCGCGATTCGGCTGGCCTCCCGCATGGCTTCGATGGTCTCAGGAGTTTGGACGAAAGGCTCGCCGATGGCTTCCTGGACCTCGTCCTTCCAGACGTACTCCGGGCGCTCGATGTTCTTCGGGATCGGCAGCATAGGAGTGGGATCACCGGGGGTAAGCATTGCTCGACTCATGGTGGTCATCGTAGTACCGGACCCCGGACGATCAACAGGCCCGCCGGCTACGCACACCGGCTAGGCCAGCTGGCGGGCCTTAGGAGGTGACCTTCACCTCGGCCTTGGCGCCACGGATCGGTTCCAGGCCCTCTTCTTCGATGATGCGCTCGGATTCCTCGATGAGGGTTTCGACGATCTTCGACTCCGGCACGGTCTTGATGACCTGCCCCTTGACGAAGATCTGGCCCTTGCCGTTGCCGGAGGCCACGCCCAGGTCGGCGTCGCGGGCCTCGCCGGGACCGTTAACAACGCAGCCCATGACGGCCACCCGCAGCGGGTAGTCCATGCCCTCGAACGCGGCGGTGACTTCGTCGGCCAGGGTGTACACGTCCACCTGTGCCCGCCCGCACGACGGGCAGGACACGATCTCAAAACCACGCTGGCGGAGGTTGAGGGCCTGCAGGATCTGATCGCCCACCTTGATCTCCTCCACCGGGTCCGCCGACAGCGACACCCGGATGGTGTCGCCGATACCCTGGGACAGCAGCGAACCGAAGGCGACCGAGGACTTAATCGTTCCCGCAAACTTCGGACCGGCCTCGGTCACGCCGAGGTGCAGCGGATAATCGCACTGCTCGGCGAGCTGGCGGTAGGCCTCCACCATGAGCACCGGGTCGGAGTGCTTCACCGAAATGGCAATGTCACCGTATCCATGCTCCTCAAACAGGCCTGCCTCCCACAGCGCGGATTCCACGAGCGCCTCCGGGGTGGCCTTGCCGTCATACTTCGCCAACAGCCGCTTGTCCAGGGAACCGCCGTTGACGCCAATACGGATCGGGATACCCGCGTCCCCGGCCGCTTGGGCGACCTCCTTGACGCGGCCGTCGAACTCCTTAATATTGCCGGGGTTGACGCGGACCGCCGCGCAGCCGGCATCGATGGCGGCAAAGATGTACTTCGGCTGGAAGTGAATGTCAGCAATGACGGGAATCGGGGACTTCTTGGCAATCGCCGGCAGCGCCTCCGCGTCGATCGGCTTCGGGCAAGCCACCCGGACGATATCGCAGCCAGCCGCGGTGAGCTGGGCGATCTGCTGCAGCGTGCCGTTAATGTCATGGGTCTTCGTGTTGGTCATGGACTGCACCGAGACCTGGTAATCCGATCCCACGCCCACCGAGCCGACCATAAGCTGCCGGGTCTTACGCCGCGGGGACAATGTCCGCGGCGGTTCCGGGATTCCGAGTCCGATGGTGGTCGACATGCACGCTCCTTGCAGGTTGGATAATGGCACCCCGTAGCCTATCATCGGCGCAGCCCGAAACGCCGGGACGGCACCTACCCCGTGAGGCTCACCGGATTGACGACGTCAGCCACCAGCACCAGGGCGCCGAAGGCCATAAGTACCGCCGCCGCGCCAATGGTCACGGGGGTGAGTTTCTCGTAGTTCACCGGGCCCCTGGGAGCCTTGCCTCGCAGCCTGCGCGCGCCGTCGCGCAGTTTCTCGTAGAGGACAACGGCGATGTGCCCACCGTCGAGCGGGGGCACCGGCACCAGGTTGAACAGCGCCAGGAAGAAATTCAACGACGCCAGCATCATCCAGAACCCGTCCCAGATGGAGCGCTCGACCAGCTCGCCGCCAATCATCGACGCCCCCACCACGCTCATTGGCGAGTCCTGGGCCCGCTCCTGGCCAACAATGGCGCCGATCAGACCCGGGATCTTGGCCGGCAGGCTCACCACTCCCTCGACGGTGGCCGAGAGCACCTGGCCGCTGTAGCGCAGGACCGCCGGCACCGCCTCAACGGGCCCGAAGCGCCGGTACGCGTCGGTGACCGGTTGGCTCACAACACCCACCGCTCCCATCGTCCGCGCTTCGCCGTCGGCGGTGTAGCGGGTGACCTCGTCCACCACGACCGGGATCTCGCGGCGGGTGCCGTCGCGCTCGACGGTCATCGTGACCGTCTGCCCGGGCCGTTCGGCAACGTAGTTCGCTAGCTCGGCGAAGGAGCCCAGGCGGGCGTCGTCGATCGCGAGGATGCGGTCACCCGCCTCGATGCCGGCGCGGCCGGCGGCGCCAACTCCCGAGCACGTCGCCAATTCACCGGTGGCCGGGAGCTGATCGGCGGTGCAGGTGATCTCACCGACGGTCGGAGTGAAGTCCGCATCCGGGTTGGGAATCCCTGACGTCACCGCCACCGCGTAAAGAATGCTCACTCCGAGCAGGAGGTTCATGGCGATGCCTCCCAGCAGCACCACGACGCGCTGCCACCACGGCTTACGCACCATGGCGTGCGGCGCTTCGTCGATGGTCACCGGGTCATTAATGGTCATGCCGGCGATCTCGCAGAAGCCACCGAAGGGGAAGGCCGCGATGCCATACTCGGTGCCGCCGCGGCGGGTGGACACCAACGTGGGCCCGAAACCGATGAAGTAGCGCCGCACCGGCATGGAAAACGCGCGTGCGGCCAGCAGGTGACCGCACTCGTGCAGGGCGATCGTCACCGCGATGCCGAGGGCGAAAAGAACCACGCCCAGCAGATAGGCCCCCACTAGCGAACGCTCAGCCGGTCGACAACACGATTGGCCTGGCGCCGTGCCTCGGCCTCCACGGCGAGGATGTCCTCGATACTCGCCGGCTCCTGTGCGTACGCATCCGCAGCGCTCATCACCTCCGCTACCGTGTCCACGATGTCAATGAAGCGGATACGACGGTCGAGGAAGGCGGCCGCCGCTTCCTCATTGGCGGCGTTATACACC
Above is a genomic segment from Corynebacterium uterequi containing:
- the mtr gene encoding mycothione reductase — encoded protein: MTAVDAHYDLIIIGTGSGNSLPNDDFADKKIAIVEKGRFGGTCLNVGCIPTKMYVYAAEQAYKAAHSEHLNIHTSYEGADWDRIVDRVFAQRIDLIAAGGEAYRRGEETPNIDVYDGHARFVAPRTITTAQGPEERTISGDQIVIATGSRPFILPVIADSGVRYHTNEDIMRLEKQPESLIILGGGVIAAEFAHVFSALGTAVTIINRSPLLKNLDSDISGRFNDIMADRMDTRIGRTVTAASESDDGISLTLDDGSTVTAEALLVALGRTPNGDQMALETAGIDMHDDGRIVVDDYGRTTADGVWALGDVSSPYQLKHVANAEARAVQHNLLHPDDLQAMPHDHVPAAIFSHPQIATVGLTEDQARATGRELTIKVQNYGDVAYGWAMEDHEGIVKLIADKNTGELLGAHFLGEQASTLIQQLITIMAYRIDVRDVARRQYWIHPALPEVTENALLGLQFS
- the map gene encoding type I methionyl aminopeptidase, whose product is MTTMSRAMLTPGDPTPMLPIPKNIERPEYVWKDEVQEAIGEPFVQTPETIEAMREASRIAANALALAGAAVEPGKTTSEIDEIAHEYIISQGAYPSCVGYRGFTKSSCISLNEIVCHGIPDSTVIEDGDIVNIDVTAYKNGVHGDTNATFLAGNVSEEHRLLVERTREATMRGIRAAKPGREINVIGRVIESYAKRFGYTVVEDFTGHGVGPTFHNGLVVLHYDSDAYRDVLVPGMTLTVEPMINLGELPYRIWDDGWTVQNLDGKYTAQFEHTIVITDDGPEILTLPDIEIS
- the ispG gene encoding flavodoxin-dependent (E)-4-hydroxy-3-methylbut-2-enyl-diphosphate synthase, yielding MSTTIGLGIPEPPRTLSPRRKTRQLMVGSVGVGSDYQVSVQSMTNTKTHDINGTLQQIAQLTAAGCDIVRVACPKPIDAEALPAIAKKSPIPVIADIHFQPKYIFAAIDAGCAAVRVNPGNIKEFDGRVKEVAQAAGDAGIPIRIGVNGGSLDKRLLAKYDGKATPEALVESALWEAGLFEEHGYGDIAISVKHSDPVLMVEAYRQLAEQCDYPLHLGVTEAGPKFAGTIKSSVAFGSLLSQGIGDTIRVSLSADPVEEIKVGDQILQALNLRQRGFEIVSCPSCGRAQVDVYTLADEVTAAFEGMDYPLRVAVMGCVVNGPGEARDADLGVASGNGKGQIFVKGQVIKTVPESKIVETLIEESERIIEEEGLEPIRGAKAEVKVTS
- a CDS encoding M50 family metallopeptidase encodes the protein MGAYLLGVVLFALGIAVTIALHECGHLLAARAFSMPVRRYFIGFGPTLVSTRRGGTEYGIAAFPFGGFCEIAGMTINDPVTIDEAPHAMVRKPWWQRVVVLLGGIAMNLLLGVSILYAVAVTSGIPNPDADFTPTVGEITCTADQLPATGELATCSGVGAAGRAGIEAGDRILAIDDARLGSFAELANYVAERPGQTVTMTVERDGTRREIPVVVDEVTRYTADGEARTMGAVGVVSQPVTDAYRRFGPVEAVPAVLRYSGQVLSATVEGVVSLPAKIPGLIGAIVGQERAQDSPMSVVGASMIGGELVERSIWDGFWMMLASLNFFLALFNLVPVPPLDGGHIAVVLYEKLRDGARRLRGKAPRGPVNYEKLTPVTIGAAAVLMAFGALVLVADVVNPVSLTG